Proteins encoded within one genomic window of Microbacterium sp. LKL04:
- a CDS encoding FecCD family ABC transporter permease gives MTAAARPGRRILGVGVVAVVLAVAVIASLALGANPLAPPAVIDALAGRGTSETAFVVWDLRVPRTVVGLVAGAALGAAGALMQAFTRNPLADPGLLGVGAGAAFAVALGVSLFGLSGAGEIVWPAFAGALLVTMAVYVIGASGTGGAVRLVLAGVALGAVLSGITTAITLTDPDAFDRMRGWNAGSLLGAGLDDLAAIAPFAAAGALLALVLAPGLNAMALGDDVARAQGVDVGRIRVGVIVAVTLLAGAATAIAGPISFVGLMIPHAVRWIVGPDHRAVLPMSLLAGPILVLGADVLGRVVIAPAEVPVGIVVAFVGAPLLIALARRRTARAL, from the coding sequence GTGACCGCTGCCGCACGTCCAGGGCGCCGCATCCTCGGAGTCGGTGTCGTCGCGGTGGTCCTCGCCGTCGCCGTCATCGCCTCGCTCGCGCTCGGCGCCAACCCGCTCGCTCCGCCCGCGGTGATCGATGCGCTCGCCGGCCGGGGGACGAGTGAGACGGCGTTCGTCGTCTGGGACCTGCGGGTGCCGCGCACCGTCGTCGGCCTCGTCGCCGGCGCGGCGCTCGGGGCGGCCGGAGCACTGATGCAGGCGTTCACGCGCAACCCCCTCGCCGACCCGGGGCTCCTCGGGGTCGGCGCGGGGGCGGCGTTCGCCGTCGCTCTCGGCGTATCGCTGTTCGGTCTGTCCGGTGCGGGGGAGATCGTCTGGCCGGCGTTCGCCGGCGCGCTGCTGGTGACGATGGCGGTCTACGTGATCGGCGCGAGCGGGACGGGCGGGGCCGTGCGCCTGGTCCTTGCGGGCGTCGCGCTCGGCGCCGTCCTCTCGGGGATCACGACGGCCATCACGTTGACCGACCCCGACGCCTTCGACCGGATGCGCGGGTGGAACGCAGGCTCCCTGCTCGGTGCGGGCCTGGACGATCTCGCCGCCATCGCGCCTTTCGCCGCCGCGGGGGCGCTCCTCGCGCTCGTCCTCGCCCCCGGACTCAACGCGATGGCGCTCGGTGACGACGTCGCGCGCGCCCAGGGAGTGGACGTCGGCCGCATCCGGGTCGGGGTGATCGTGGCCGTCACCCTGCTCGCGGGAGCTGCCACGGCGATCGCCGGGCCGATCTCGTTCGTCGGCCTCATGATCCCGCACGCCGTGCGGTGGATCGTGGGGCCCGACCATCGGGCGGTTCTGCCGATGTCGCTTCTCGCCGGGCCCATCCTCGTGCTCGGCGCCGACGTCCTCGGCCGCGTCGTCATCGCCCCCGCCGAGGTCCCGGTCGGGATCGTCGTCGCCTTCGTCGGCGCGCCGCTCCTCATCGCGCTCGCGCGTCGACGGACGGCGAGGGCCCTGTGA
- a CDS encoding FecCD family ABC transporter permease, giving the protein MVATTMGRSGRVMRPVRPTAARPRRVLAVGAAASVVLVALTTLGLILGDFPVPLERIPTILAGGGEGIEHTVVVDWRLTRVIAAVGVGALLGIAGALFQTVTRNPLASPDILGLSSGAFSGMLLTLVLVSASWQALVAGSLVGGLLTAVAIQVLASREGLQGFRIIVVGIGVSAMLASMNTWLLLQVELETAMFASAWGAGSLNGVAAGPVAGALVAALPIAVGAFCLVPRMRQLELGDDLASATGARPHAVRAVALLLGVGLVSAATTVAGPVAFVALAAPQVARRLARTPSLPLGPSALFGAVVLLASDLVAQHALPTPLPVGVVTVSVGGLYLLSVIVLEIRRRA; this is encoded by the coding sequence ATGGTGGCGACCACCATGGGCCGCTCGGGCCGGGTGATGCGACCGGTTCGGCCCACCGCCGCACGACCGCGCCGCGTGCTCGCGGTGGGAGCCGCGGCATCCGTCGTGCTCGTCGCGCTGACGACGCTCGGGCTGATCCTTGGAGACTTCCCCGTGCCGCTCGAGCGGATCCCGACGATCCTGGCGGGCGGAGGCGAAGGGATCGAACACACCGTGGTCGTCGACTGGCGGCTGACGCGCGTGATCGCGGCGGTCGGGGTGGGGGCGCTCCTGGGTATCGCAGGCGCGCTCTTCCAGACCGTCACCCGCAACCCGCTCGCGAGCCCCGACATCCTGGGGCTATCGAGCGGCGCGTTCAGCGGCATGCTGCTCACCCTCGTGCTCGTCTCGGCGAGCTGGCAGGCCCTCGTCGCCGGCTCGCTCGTCGGAGGACTCCTGACGGCCGTCGCGATCCAGGTGCTGGCCTCGCGAGAAGGTCTGCAGGGCTTCCGCATCATCGTGGTCGGTATCGGGGTCTCGGCGATGCTCGCATCGATGAACACGTGGTTGCTGCTGCAGGTCGAGCTCGAGACCGCGATGTTCGCGTCGGCGTGGGGCGCGGGGTCGCTCAACGGGGTCGCAGCGGGTCCCGTCGCGGGGGCGCTCGTGGCCGCCCTCCCGATCGCGGTGGGGGCGTTCTGCCTCGTCCCGCGAATGCGGCAGCTCGAGCTCGGTGACGACCTCGCGTCCGCCACGGGCGCCCGTCCGCACGCTGTGCGGGCAGTGGCTCTGCTCCTGGGTGTGGGCCTCGTCTCGGCCGCCACGACCGTCGCCGGTCCCGTCGCCTTCGTCGCGCTCGCGGCCCCGCAGGTCGCCCGCCGCCTCGCGCGCACACCGTCGCTGCCGCTGGGGCCGTCGGCGCTCTTCGGAGCAGTCGTGCTCCTCGCCTCCGACCTCGTCGCGCAGCATGCGTTGCCGACGCCCCTCCCGGTCGGTGTGGTCACCGTCTCGGTCGGCGGCCTCTACCTTCTGTCCGTCATCGTCCTGGAGATCCGTCGTCGTGCCTGA
- a CDS encoding ABC transporter ATP-binding protein, whose translation MPDRFPASLAVDRASFAYADTRVVEQLSLQIEPGSFTVIIGPNACGKSTLLRGLARLLAPEEGQVVLDGRSIAQIPAKTLARRVGLLPQTAVAPEGITVRDLVSRGRYPHRGMLRPWSPADEAAVVDALVATGTTQLADRPVDALSGGQRQRVWIAMVLAQQTEVLLLDEPTTYLDVAHQVELLELLAALHELGRTIVAVLHDLNQAARYATTVVAMRDGRVIAEGPPAEVVTSENVSAVFGLANTVIPDPVTGGPLVVPLRAPHTTEVRP comes from the coding sequence GTGCCTGATCGCTTTCCCGCCTCCCTCGCCGTCGACCGGGCCTCGTTCGCCTACGCCGACACCCGTGTCGTCGAGCAGCTCTCCCTGCAGATCGAACCCGGCTCGTTCACCGTCATCATCGGCCCGAACGCGTGCGGCAAGTCGACGCTCCTGCGGGGCCTGGCGCGCCTGCTCGCTCCGGAGGAGGGGCAGGTCGTCCTCGATGGTCGGTCGATCGCCCAGATCCCCGCCAAGACACTCGCGCGACGGGTGGGGTTGCTGCCGCAGACCGCCGTCGCTCCCGAGGGGATCACGGTGCGCGACCTCGTCTCGCGGGGCCGATACCCGCATCGGGGGATGCTGCGACCCTGGTCGCCGGCGGACGAGGCGGCCGTCGTCGACGCCCTCGTCGCGACGGGGACGACCCAGCTGGCGGACCGCCCCGTCGACGCCTTGTCGGGCGGCCAGCGCCAGCGGGTATGGATCGCAATGGTCCTCGCCCAGCAGACCGAGGTGCTCCTCCTCGACGAACCGACCACGTATCTCGATGTCGCTCATCAGGTCGAGCTGCTCGAGCTCCTCGCGGCGCTCCACGAGCTGGGACGGACGATCGTCGCTGTGCTGCACGATCTCAATCAGGCGGCCCGTTATGCGACGACCGTCGTCGCCATGCGCGACGGACGGGTCATAGCGGAGGGTCCACCGGCCGAGGTGGTGACGAGCGAGAACGTGTCGGCCGTCTTCGGCCTCGCCAACACCGTCATCCCCGATCCCGTCACGGGAGGGCCGCTCGTCGTCCCGCTCCGGGCGCCCCACACCACGGAGGTCCGACCATGA
- a CDS encoding siderophore-interacting protein: MTAVLERPWAYSAFEVEVAATVRLSMRFIRITLRGDALRNFAEWGLDQRIKLVLPLPGGGLADFGLLEEPTPHPSDWYTRWKELDESDRNVLRTYTPAAIRADVGEIDVDVYLHTPAGPASAWAASARPGDRLVVTGPDRRVGWTGYGVHWHPGSARRVLLVADETAYPAARNILSALPDGVVADVLVDAAAPGDDLLSPHVVAPHRVRRIDREDAGGLERAVAAWASATAGLPRDEVYVWLAGESGTVTSLRRLLTGRLDVPKDRVSFLGYWREGGPLIG; encoded by the coding sequence ATGACCGCAGTCCTCGAACGCCCCTGGGCGTACAGCGCCTTCGAGGTGGAGGTCGCCGCGACCGTGAGGCTGAGCATGCGGTTCATCCGGATCACGCTGCGAGGCGACGCGCTGCGGAACTTCGCGGAGTGGGGTCTCGACCAGCGGATCAAGCTCGTGCTGCCGCTCCCGGGCGGAGGGCTCGCGGACTTCGGCCTGCTCGAGGAGCCGACGCCGCATCCCTCGGACTGGTACACCCGGTGGAAGGAGCTCGACGAGTCAGATCGGAACGTCCTCCGCACCTACACGCCGGCAGCCATCCGGGCGGACGTCGGCGAGATCGACGTCGACGTGTACCTGCACACCCCCGCGGGTCCGGCCTCCGCCTGGGCGGCGTCGGCTCGTCCCGGTGACCGCCTCGTCGTGACCGGACCCGACCGCCGCGTGGGCTGGACGGGGTACGGCGTGCACTGGCATCCCGGTTCCGCGCGTCGTGTGCTGCTGGTCGCCGACGAGACCGCGTACCCCGCGGCGCGCAACATCCTGTCGGCGCTGCCCGACGGCGTCGTCGCCGATGTGCTGGTGGATGCCGCGGCCCCCGGCGACGACCTGCTGTCACCGCACGTCGTCGCGCCGCACCGCGTGCGACGCATCGATCGGGAGGATGCAGGCGGACTCGAGCGCGCTGTCGCGGCGTGGGCGAGTGCCACGGCGGGTCTGCCGCGGGACGAGGTCTACGTCTGGCTGGCGGGGGAGTCCGGCACGGTCACCTCGCTCCGGCGCCTGCTCACCGGGCGACTCGACGTGCCGAAGGATCGGGTGTCGTTCCTCGGCTACTGGCGCGAGGGCGGTCCGCTCATCGGCTGA
- a CDS encoding alpha/beta fold hydrolase: MTITRRRITRGDVDLSVLDAGGAGPLLVLLHGLAGSAAEMVATAEALTDSFRIVALDQRGHGRSTRRPGDLSRRAFVEDVVAVIDLFSPRDPATLVGQSMGAHTAFLTAATHPDLVADIVMLEGHAEGGRPGEAAALGSFFASWPTPFADPAAALAFLGDSPLSRAWIADFEETPAGLSPRFDADVMAAVLEDVHRPQWTAWESLTVPTLVVFGKDGMFTAAQRDELIARRPQTRRADLSQGSHDAHLDATGEWVATLRRHLTGERSGAVQPMSGPPSRQ; the protein is encoded by the coding sequence GTGACGATCACCCGGCGACGCATCACCCGCGGCGACGTCGACCTGTCCGTCCTCGACGCGGGCGGAGCCGGGCCCCTCCTCGTCCTTCTTCACGGCCTGGCCGGAAGCGCGGCCGAAATGGTCGCGACGGCCGAGGCGCTCACGGACTCCTTCCGTATCGTCGCCCTGGACCAGCGCGGGCACGGACGGAGCACCCGGCGACCGGGGGATCTCTCGCGCCGCGCCTTCGTCGAGGATGTCGTCGCGGTGATCGACCTGTTCTCACCACGGGACCCGGCGACGCTCGTCGGCCAGTCGATGGGCGCGCACACCGCGTTCCTGACCGCTGCGACCCACCCCGATCTCGTCGCGGACATCGTCATGCTCGAAGGTCACGCGGAAGGAGGACGCCCGGGCGAGGCCGCGGCACTCGGCAGCTTCTTCGCGTCGTGGCCGACGCCGTTCGCGGACCCCGCCGCGGCGCTCGCGTTCCTCGGCGACTCGCCCCTCTCCCGCGCCTGGATCGCCGACTTCGAGGAAACGCCCGCAGGCCTGTCGCCGCGATTCGACGCGGATGTCATGGCGGCCGTCCTGGAAGACGTGCATCGACCTCAGTGGACGGCGTGGGAGAGCCTCACCGTGCCGACGCTCGTCGTCTTCGGGAAGGACGGCATGTTCACCGCGGCGCAGCGCGACGAGTTGATCGCCCGCCGTCCGCAGACGCGTCGCGCCGACCTCTCACAGGGGAGCCACGACGCTCACCTCGACGCGACCGGCGAGTGGGTCGCGACCCTTCGCCGCCACCTCACCGGCGAGCGCTCCGGAGCGGTTCAGCCGATGAGCGGACCGCCCTCGCGCCAGTAG
- a CDS encoding LLM class flavin-dependent oxidoreductase produces the protein MQSFGTLSFGHYGPLGGGRELTAGESLTQAIDLAQGMDELGVNGAYFRVHHFARQQASPMPLLAAIAARTSHIEVGTGVIDMRYENPLYLAEEAAALDLISDGRLALGVSRGSPESVVRGYETFGYTGSQDPRGADLAREHFDLFLRAIDGEGLAESDPHSPFGGGQGLQRIEPHSPGLRSRVWWGAGNRDSAEWAGRMGVNLMSSTLLTSADGRPFDILQAEQIDAFRTSWREAGHAGTPRVSVSRSIFPITTAEDAMYFGGRSDGDQIGIIDGMRSTFGKTYAGTPDELVEQLQHDAAVREADTLMLTIPSQLGVAFNLRLVESFARYVAPSLGWVPTNAVATA, from the coding sequence ATGCAGAGCTTCGGAACGCTGTCCTTCGGCCACTACGGCCCCCTCGGCGGGGGTCGCGAACTCACCGCCGGCGAGTCGCTGACGCAGGCAATCGACCTCGCTCAGGGCATGGACGAGCTCGGGGTGAACGGCGCCTACTTCCGCGTGCACCACTTCGCCCGGCAGCAGGCCTCCCCCATGCCGCTGCTCGCCGCGATCGCCGCGCGGACCTCGCACATCGAGGTCGGGACCGGCGTCATCGACATGCGCTACGAGAACCCGCTGTACCTCGCCGAAGAGGCGGCGGCGCTGGACCTCATCAGCGACGGGCGGCTCGCCCTGGGCGTGAGCCGTGGCTCACCCGAGAGCGTCGTCCGCGGCTACGAGACGTTCGGCTACACCGGGTCCCAGGACCCCCGCGGCGCCGACCTCGCCCGCGAGCACTTCGACCTGTTCCTGCGCGCGATCGACGGCGAGGGTCTCGCCGAGAGCGACCCGCACAGCCCGTTCGGCGGCGGACAGGGGCTGCAGCGCATCGAGCCGCACTCCCCCGGGCTGCGCTCGCGGGTGTGGTGGGGCGCGGGCAACCGCGACTCGGCCGAGTGGGCGGGCCGGATGGGGGTCAACCTCATGTCCTCGACACTCCTCACGTCCGCGGACGGGCGTCCGTTCGACATCCTGCAGGCAGAGCAGATTGACGCCTTCCGCACCTCGTGGCGCGAGGCCGGTCACGCCGGTACGCCGCGGGTCTCGGTGAGCCGCAGCATCTTCCCGATCACCACGGCGGAAGATGCCATGTACTTCGGCGGACGCTCCGACGGCGACCAGATCGGCATAATCGACGGGATGCGCTCGACGTTCGGCAAGACCTACGCGGGCACGCCCGATGAACTCGTCGAGCAGCTGCAGCACGACGCCGCGGTGCGGGAAGCCGACACCCTCATGCTGACCATCCCGAGCCAGCTGGGCGTCGCGTTCAACCTGCGCCTCGTGGAGTCGTTCGCACGCTACGTCGCCCCGTCGCTGGGCTGGGTGCCGACCAACGCGGTCGCCACCGCCTGA
- a CDS encoding SDR family oxidoreductase — translation MTILVTAASGQLGHLVIDALLARGVSPDSIVAGARTVAKAADLADKGVRVVPLDYTVPESIDTALEGVDSVLLISGSDPGARLAGHVNVIEAAARAGVKKLAYTSVSHADTSELVLAPDHKATEEAIAASDIPAVLLRNNWYIENSAGDLATAAQTGVLSAAVGDAAISAAARIDFAEAAAAVMLDDAHIGRTYELAGPRATYADIAAAMGEVLGREVVYAPATPEELAARLASFGLDEGTVGFVVALDAGIASGALDATETDLTDLIGRPTTSWVDALRVLVPAN, via the coding sequence ATGACCATCCTCGTCACCGCCGCCAGCGGACAGCTCGGCCACCTCGTCATCGACGCCCTCCTCGCCCGCGGCGTCTCGCCCGACAGCATCGTCGCCGGCGCACGCACCGTGGCGAAGGCCGCCGACCTCGCCGACAAGGGCGTCCGCGTCGTCCCGCTGGACTACACCGTGCCCGAGTCGATCGACACTGCTCTCGAGGGCGTCGACAGCGTTCTCCTGATCTCGGGCTCCGACCCGGGCGCACGCCTGGCCGGCCACGTCAACGTCATCGAGGCGGCCGCGCGCGCCGGCGTGAAGAAGCTGGCCTACACGAGCGTCTCGCACGCCGACACGAGCGAGCTCGTCCTCGCTCCCGACCACAAGGCGACCGAAGAGGCCATCGCGGCCAGCGACATCCCCGCCGTGCTCCTGCGCAACAACTGGTACATCGAGAACTCGGCCGGCGACCTCGCCACGGCTGCGCAGACCGGAGTTCTCTCCGCCGCGGTCGGCGATGCCGCCATCTCGGCTGCCGCGCGGATCGACTTCGCCGAAGCCGCCGCTGCGGTCATGCTCGACGATGCCCACATCGGCCGGACCTACGAGCTCGCAGGCCCTCGCGCGACGTACGCCGACATCGCCGCGGCGATGGGCGAGGTCCTCGGGCGCGAGGTCGTCTACGCTCCCGCGACACCCGAAGAGCTGGCGGCCCGCCTGGCATCGTTCGGCCTCGACGAGGGCACGGTCGGGTTCGTCGTGGCCCTCGACGCCGGCATCGCGAGCGGCGCGCTCGACGCCACCGAGACCGATCTGACCGACCTCATCGGCCGTCCCACCACGTCGTGGGTCGACGCCCTGCGCGTGCTCGTCCCCGCGAACTGA
- a CDS encoding winged helix-turn-helix transcriptional regulator, whose product MSVSYAQMQQESPGIFTEACPTRTVLDHITSKWGILVLLSLTDGTLRWGELRRSVDGISEKMLATTLRTLAADGLVARTSYPEVPPRVEYSLTPRGVELMERVMPLMTWIQVNADDIVRR is encoded by the coding sequence ATGTCCGTCAGTTACGCGCAGATGCAGCAGGAGTCTCCGGGGATCTTCACGGAGGCCTGCCCCACGCGTACCGTGCTCGACCACATCACGAGCAAGTGGGGCATCCTCGTCCTCCTCTCACTCACCGATGGCACGCTCCGCTGGGGTGAGCTGCGACGCAGCGTCGACGGCATCAGCGAGAAGATGCTCGCCACGACCCTCCGCACCCTCGCCGCCGACGGCCTGGTCGCGCGCACGTCGTACCCCGAGGTCCCGCCGCGCGTCGAGTACTCCTTGACCCCCCGAGGCGTCGAGCTGATGGAGCGCGTCATGCCGCTCATGACGTGGATTCAGGTCAACGCAGACGACATCGTCCGTCGCTGA
- a CDS encoding aldo/keto reductase, protein MTALGTSDLTVFPLSFGGNVFGWTADRDTSFAVLDAFTAAGGDFIDSADVYSAWAPGNSGGESETILGEWLASRRPSDVVVATKVSKHPEFPGLSAGTVRAGAEASLKRLGVDTIDVYYAHAEDDATPLAETVAAFGALVSDGLIRYPAISNFSAENTREWVRLAREQGVAEPIVTQPRYNLVDRAIERAVKPAAEELGLTVVPYSALASGFLTGKYRSTDASGQTSPRAGSAAAYATPEGLAVLSVLDDVAAAHDVAPASVALAWLRAKGTVPIASASRVDQVDALIAGATIDLAADEVSALDAASAPFVG, encoded by the coding sequence ATGACTGCTCTCGGTACGAGTGACCTGACCGTGTTCCCCCTGTCGTTCGGCGGCAACGTCTTCGGCTGGACCGCGGACCGCGACACCTCCTTCGCCGTCCTCGATGCGTTCACCGCCGCCGGCGGCGACTTCATCGACTCGGCGGACGTCTACAGCGCATGGGCGCCGGGCAACTCCGGCGGCGAGAGCGAGACGATCCTCGGCGAGTGGCTCGCTTCGCGGCGGCCGTCGGACGTCGTCGTGGCGACGAAGGTGTCGAAGCACCCCGAGTTCCCCGGTCTGTCGGCCGGCACCGTGCGGGCCGGTGCCGAGGCCTCGCTGAAGCGCCTCGGCGTCGACACGATCGACGTCTACTACGCGCACGCCGAAGACGACGCGACTCCGCTGGCAGAGACCGTCGCCGCGTTCGGCGCGCTCGTCTCCGACGGCCTCATCCGCTACCCGGCGATCTCGAACTTCTCCGCCGAGAACACCCGGGAGTGGGTGCGCCTGGCCCGCGAGCAGGGTGTCGCGGAGCCGATCGTCACCCAGCCCCGGTACAACCTCGTCGACCGCGCCATCGAGCGGGCCGTCAAGCCCGCTGCGGAGGAGCTCGGCCTCACGGTCGTCCCGTACTCGGCCCTGGCCAGCGGGTTCCTCACCGGCAAGTACCGCTCCACCGACGCGTCGGGTCAGACCTCTCCCCGTGCCGGATCGGCGGCGGCCTACGCGACCCCGGAAGGACTCGCGGTGCTCTCGGTGCTCGATGACGTCGCCGCGGCGCACGACGTGGCCCCGGCATCCGTCGCCCTCGCCTGGCTGCGCGCGAAGGGCACCGTCCCCATCGCGTCGGCGTCGCGCGTCGACCAGGTGGACGCGCTCATCGCCGGCGCGACGATCGACCTCGCCGCCGACGAGGTCTCCGCCCTCGATGCGGCGTCCGCTCCGTTCGTCGGCTGA
- a CDS encoding TetR/AcrR family transcriptional regulator C-terminal domain-containing protein: MTGTTRRGRGTRAGLDRERILNAARDLDPATLTMQQVADALGVDRKALNHHVTDRESLLEMLAVDAFRRRFSSSEFDLGSTWQDACRGYAGALSSSLMDIGAWVDHLPFTTPDDLAIIDPAEELAARLRAAGFGLETTSRGMHLLMSICQGFAREVVTAGYSAQDPQVAHLRDALDASTGGYPVLRELIDAAVDNHGEAQFRFDVDAFIAGMERLL; this comes from the coding sequence ATGACCGGAACGACCCGTCGCGGTCGCGGCACGCGAGCAGGGCTCGACCGAGAGCGCATCCTGAACGCGGCACGGGACCTCGACCCGGCGACCCTCACGATGCAGCAGGTCGCCGACGCCCTCGGCGTCGACCGGAAGGCACTCAACCATCACGTGACGGACCGCGAGAGCCTCCTCGAGATGCTCGCGGTGGATGCCTTCCGTCGCCGGTTCTCGTCGTCGGAGTTCGATCTCGGCTCGACCTGGCAGGATGCGTGCCGCGGCTACGCGGGAGCACTGTCCTCGAGCCTGATGGACATCGGCGCCTGGGTCGACCATCTTCCGTTCACGACGCCGGACGACCTCGCCATCATCGACCCCGCCGAGGAGCTGGCTGCCCGGCTGCGCGCGGCGGGCTTCGGCCTCGAGACGACGAGCCGCGGCATGCACCTGCTGATGAGCATCTGCCAGGGCTTCGCGCGCGAGGTCGTGACCGCCGGCTACTCCGCGCAGGATCCGCAGGTCGCGCATCTCCGAGACGCGCTCGACGCGTCGACCGGGGGCTACCCCGTTCTGCGCGAACTCATCGACGCCGCTGTCGACAACCACGGCGAAGCGCAGTTCCGGTTCGACGTGGACGCGTTCATCGCCGGCATGGAACGCCTGCTCTGA
- a CDS encoding SDR family NAD(P)-dependent oxidoreductase: MTDEVLTAATSIGDWLDSDVGGPLLRGLIAAGGGTAESLAPVRGLPLQQLVVLSQGAMPQAAVDDLVRQANGGVIPQSESIVGAEPTSAGRFAGRTVIVTGAASGIGRATAGRLAREGARVIATDISADRLAEFAASMPDADIVTVAGDVTTQESIDAIVAAAGERIDALANVAGINDDFSPLGETSDAMWDRVIAVNVTGPFKLTRAVLPAMLKAGAGSIVNVASEAALRGSASGNAYTTSKHAVVGLTKSAAVMYGPKGLRVNAVAPGGVATGIPFPPNVSEYGQQRLGAFHGTMPGVATPEQLAASITFLLSDDGVNINGVVLASDGGWSAQ; the protein is encoded by the coding sequence ATGACCGACGAGGTTCTCACTGCCGCCACGAGCATCGGCGACTGGCTCGACAGCGACGTAGGCGGTCCGCTCCTGCGCGGGCTGATCGCCGCCGGGGGCGGAACCGCGGAGTCCCTCGCGCCCGTGCGGGGACTCCCGCTGCAACAGCTCGTCGTCCTCAGTCAGGGCGCCATGCCCCAGGCAGCCGTCGACGACCTCGTGCGACAGGCGAACGGCGGTGTCATCCCCCAGAGCGAATCGATCGTTGGGGCCGAGCCGACCTCGGCCGGCCGTTTCGCCGGTAGGACCGTGATCGTGACCGGCGCGGCATCCGGCATCGGTCGGGCCACCGCCGGCCGTCTCGCCCGAGAAGGCGCCCGGGTGATCGCCACCGACATCTCCGCAGACCGCCTCGCCGAGTTCGCCGCATCGATGCCGGATGCCGACATCGTCACCGTGGCCGGCGACGTCACGACCCAGGAATCCATCGACGCCATCGTCGCCGCGGCCGGAGAGCGGATCGACGCGCTCGCCAACGTCGCCGGCATCAACGACGACTTCTCGCCGCTCGGGGAGACATCCGATGCCATGTGGGACCGCGTCATCGCCGTCAACGTCACCGGCCCGTTCAAGCTGACCCGCGCGGTTCTCCCCGCGATGCTGAAGGCCGGCGCCGGCTCGATCGTCAATGTCGCCAGCGAGGCCGCCCTCCGCGGCAGCGCCTCGGGCAACGCCTACACGACCAGCAAGCACGCCGTCGTCGGGCTCACCAAGAGCGCGGCCGTCATGTACGGGCCGAAGGGTCTGCGCGTCAACGCCGTCGCCCCCGGCGGGGTGGCCACCGGCATCCCCTTCCCCCCGAACGTCTCGGAGTACGGCCAGCAGCGCCTCGGTGCGTTCCACGGCACGATGCCCGGCGTCGCCACCCCGGAGCAGCTCGCCGCATCGATCACGTTCCTGCTCTCGGACGACGGCGTCAACATCAACGGCGTGGTGCTGGCCAGTGACGGCGGGTGGTCGGCGCAATGA